A single region of the Gilliamella apis genome encodes:
- the aroD gene encoding type I 3-dehydroquinate dehydratase: MNIVTVKQLEIGKGTPKIIVPIIGKTEDELIDEVKFLQTIDFDVLEWRVDHFTQVDNIDAVKSIAQKIATLLPNKPILFTFRTANEGGVKPWPLDAYMQLNKAMASSGLVDLIDVEVFIGDDNVKEIIDIAHKNNVFVVASNHDFEKTPSQSDIVYRLRKMQDLGADIPKIAVMPQNTNDVLTLLAATSEMNEKFATQPIITMSMAGLGAISRIAGTTFGSAMTFGAAKNASAPGQLDVKQLRYILDVMYQSKA; the protein is encoded by the coding sequence ATGAATATAGTAACAGTTAAACAGCTTGAGATAGGTAAAGGTACTCCAAAAATAATTGTGCCAATTATTGGAAAAACTGAAGATGAACTCATTGATGAGGTAAAGTTTTTACAAACTATTGATTTTGACGTTTTAGAATGGCGAGTTGACCACTTTACGCAAGTTGATAATATTGATGCAGTCAAATCCATAGCACAAAAAATAGCGACCTTATTGCCCAATAAACCAATTTTATTTACTTTCCGTACCGCAAATGAAGGTGGCGTAAAACCATGGCCATTAGATGCTTATATGCAACTAAATAAAGCAATGGCAAGCAGTGGCTTAGTTGATTTAATTGATGTTGAAGTCTTTATTGGCGATGACAATGTAAAAGAAATTATCGATATTGCGCATAAAAATAACGTATTCGTGGTTGCCTCAAACCATGACTTTGAAAAAACACCATCACAAAGTGATATTGTCTATCGATTAAGAAAAATGCAAGACTTAGGTGCAGATATTCCTAAAATTGCCGTGATGCCACAAAATACTAATGATGTATTAACATTACTTGCCGCAACCAGCGAAATGAATGAAAAATTTGCTACACAACCAATTATTACCATGTCAATGGCCGGTCTTGGTGCAATCAGCCGCATTGCAGGGACAACCTTTGGTTCAGCCATGACATTTGGTGCTGCCAAAAACGCCTCAGCTCCAGGTCAACTCGATGTTAAACAATTACGTTACATTTTAGATGTAATGTATCAAAGCAAAGCTTGA
- the plsB gene encoding glycerol-3-phosphate 1-O-acyltransferase PlsB, translated as MRFIFMFSWWTKVYFSLIQIPVKLFVKSKPIPTDPITELDLDIHRPILYVLPYNSQIDLMVVRSLCLKYDLPDPLLGIDINGNTIPAYIYIDKGPGIFASKKQKNKSIEILREYISAHQQNDELDVQMLPVSVMFGRKPDKEGKKMPSLQVLGATYKLYKILISGRDCYTRFSRTVSFKNIKVDDNQDISVLAHKLARVARIHFAKQRAASVGPKLPIRQEMLNKLLTNPALAEAIQEEAKSKKIDQDKAKKNALSLLNEIAANFSYRMLRVTDFVLTWAWNRLYQGLKVTNADPVRELAENGHEIVYAPCHRSHMDYLLLSYVLYRQGLVPPHIAAGINLNFWPAGPIFRRLGAFFIRRSFKGNKLYTAVFREYLAELFIRGYAVEYFIEGGRSRTGRLLDPKTGMLMMTVQTLLRGDPRPITIVPVYIGYEHVLEVATYANELRGAKKEKESLWRTIKAFLKLKKLGFGYVNFGDPIPLNQFLNQQIPDWRDAIDPTGTQRPSWLTPTTNLLATQIMEHINSSAAINAMNLCCSILLAADQCTLTKVKLLENIDYLLKLLKNIPYSDLITIPDQTAEQMFEHAKEMGKFVITTDEVGEMVGLTADQAVLMTYYRNNIQHLLIIPAIVARILLKNNRISLDEVLMQVKLLFPLIKSELFLYHNDEQLTEYVNKIIATYAELNLISYTPDKLTLNYLKMSGLQLLASSSKDTLQRYVIAFSLLQKDPTISRASLEKEGRLIAERLSILHGINAPEFFDKGVFSTLVASLREQGYLDDKGDANLAKIEIMNKILKPLITTRVMQTIDEINPK; from the coding sequence ATGAGGTTTATTTTTATGTTTTCTTGGTGGACAAAAGTTTATTTTTCACTAATTCAGATCCCTGTTAAGCTTTTTGTTAAAAGTAAACCAATTCCTACCGATCCTATTACTGAATTGGATCTCGATATCCATCGACCAATTTTGTATGTGCTACCTTATAATTCGCAAATTGACTTAATGGTAGTGAGATCACTTTGTCTTAAATATGATTTGCCAGATCCTTTACTAGGCATTGATATTAATGGTAATACTATTCCTGCTTATATTTATATTGATAAAGGGCCGGGTATTTTTGCCTCTAAAAAACAAAAAAATAAATCAATTGAAATTTTAAGGGAATATATCTCAGCGCATCAACAAAATGATGAACTAGATGTGCAAATGTTGCCAGTTTCCGTTATGTTCGGGCGAAAACCAGATAAAGAAGGTAAAAAAATGCCTTCACTACAAGTTTTGGGCGCAACGTATAAACTTTATAAAATCTTAATTTCTGGCCGCGACTGTTATACTCGATTCTCTCGAACGGTATCATTTAAAAATATTAAGGTTGACGATAATCAAGATATCTCTGTTTTAGCCCACAAACTTGCTCGAGTCGCACGCATACACTTTGCTAAACAAAGGGCTGCCTCTGTTGGTCCGAAGTTACCTATTCGTCAGGAGATGCTTAACAAATTACTAACTAATCCTGCCCTTGCCGAAGCTATACAAGAAGAAGCTAAAAGCAAAAAAATAGATCAGGATAAAGCCAAAAAGAATGCCCTATCATTATTAAACGAAATTGCAGCTAATTTTTCTTACCGCATGCTTAGAGTGACTGATTTTGTTCTGACTTGGGCATGGAATAGACTTTATCAAGGTCTAAAAGTTACTAATGCTGACCCAGTTCGAGAATTAGCTGAAAATGGCCATGAAATTGTCTATGCGCCATGTCATCGCAGTCATATGGATTACTTATTACTATCTTATGTACTTTATCGACAAGGACTGGTGCCACCACATATTGCTGCAGGTATTAATTTAAACTTCTGGCCAGCAGGCCCTATTTTTAGGCGCTTAGGGGCATTTTTTATTCGCCGTTCATTTAAAGGTAATAAACTTTATACCGCTGTATTTCGGGAGTATTTAGCTGAGTTATTTATCCGAGGTTATGCGGTCGAGTATTTCATTGAGGGTGGTCGATCACGCACAGGTAGGTTACTTGATCCTAAAACAGGAATGTTAATGATGACAGTCCAGACTTTATTGCGTGGTGATCCTCGGCCAATCACAATCGTTCCTGTTTATATTGGTTATGAACATGTTTTAGAAGTTGCCACTTATGCCAATGAACTTCGTGGCGCAAAAAAAGAAAAAGAGAGCTTGTGGCGTACAATTAAAGCATTTTTAAAATTGAAAAAATTAGGATTTGGTTATGTTAACTTTGGTGATCCTATCCCTTTAAATCAATTTTTAAATCAACAAATTCCCGATTGGCGAGATGCGATTGATCCAACAGGAACACAACGCCCTAGCTGGTTAACACCCACAACTAACCTGCTGGCTACACAAATAATGGAACACATAAATTCATCTGCTGCAATTAATGCGATGAATTTATGTTGTTCAATATTGTTAGCTGCTGACCAATGTACATTAACCAAAGTAAAATTATTAGAAAATATTGATTATCTCTTAAAATTATTAAAAAACATTCCTTATTCCGACTTAATTACCATTCCTGATCAAACTGCTGAACAGATGTTCGAACATGCTAAAGAGATGGGCAAATTTGTCATTACCACGGATGAAGTTGGTGAAATGGTAGGTTTAACAGCCGATCAAGCAGTATTGATGACCTATTATCGTAATAACATTCAGCATTTACTGATCATTCCAGCAATTGTCGCGCGAATTTTGCTTAAAAATAACCGTATTTCGCTTGATGAAGTACTTATGCAAGTCAAACTGCTGTTCCCATTAATAAAATCAGAACTATTTTTATATCACAATGATGAACAACTAACTGAGTATGTGAATAAAATTATTGCAACTTATGCTGAATTGAATCTAATCAGTTACACGCCAGACAAATTAACCTTGAACTACTTAAAAATGTCAGGTTTACAGCTATTGGCATCATCCTCAAAAGATACATTACAACGCTATGTCATTGCATTTTCATTATTGCAAAAAGATCCAACCATCAGCCGAGCAAGTTTGGAAAAAGAAGGGCGATTAATAGCAGAACGTTTATCGATACTTCATGGTATTAATGCACCAGAATTTTTCGATAAAGGCGTCTTTTCAACATTGGTTGCTTCACTAAGAGAACAAGGTTATTTAGATGATAAAGGTGATGCTAATTTAGCGAAAATCGAAATCATGAATAAAATTCTTAAACCTCTTATTACCACTCGTGTAATGCAAACCATCGACGAAATTAATCCAAAATAA
- the fdxH gene encoding formate dehydrogenase subunit beta, with amino-acid sequence MSLQTQDIIRRSATNALTPAPRVRDYQQEVAKLIDVTTCIGCKACQVACSEWNDLRAEIGNSVGVYDNPADLEPKAWTVMRYSEVEINGKFEWLIRKDGCMHCSDPGCLKACPSEGAIIQYANGIVDFQSEHCIGCGYCVAGCPFNIPRISKEDNHSYKCTLCVDRVAVGQEPACVKTCPTGAIHFGTKQDMIRHAEHRITDLKKRGFEHAGLYNPEGVGGTHVMYVLHHADQPELYHGLPKDPQISEIVKFWKGAWKPLSAAAFVATFGGLLFHYMGVGAIEVDEEDIEHEKEADKQARKRLGLPIFGRKNTPNSSQTEAHHE; translated from the coding sequence ATGTCATTACAAACTCAAGATATTATTCGCCGCTCAGCAACTAACGCTTTAACCCCTGCACCTCGGGTACGAGATTATCAGCAGGAAGTTGCCAAGTTAATTGATGTAACTACCTGTATCGGTTGTAAAGCTTGCCAAGTCGCTTGTAGCGAATGGAATGATCTGCGTGCCGAAATAGGTAATAGCGTCGGTGTTTATGACAACCCTGCCGACTTAGAACCTAAAGCATGGACCGTTATGCGCTATTCAGAAGTTGAAATTAATGGCAAATTTGAATGGCTTATTCGTAAAGATGGTTGTATGCACTGTTCAGATCCTGGCTGTCTAAAAGCGTGTCCGTCGGAAGGGGCGATTATTCAATACGCTAATGGTATTGTTGATTTTCAATCGGAACACTGTATTGGATGTGGATATTGTGTGGCCGGCTGTCCATTTAATATTCCTAGAATTAGTAAAGAAGATAATCACTCTTATAAATGTACCTTATGTGTTGATCGCGTCGCAGTTGGCCAAGAGCCAGCCTGTGTAAAAACTTGCCCAACGGGAGCGATTCATTTTGGCACCAAACAAGATATGATTCGTCATGCCGAGCATCGAATTACTGATTTGAAAAAACGTGGATTTGAACACGCTGGTCTCTATAATCCAGAAGGTGTGGGTGGCACACATGTTATGTATGTTTTACATCATGCCGATCAACCTGAACTTTATCATGGCTTACCAAAAGACCCACAAATTAGTGAAATTGTTAAATTCTGGAAAGGTGCTTGGAAGCCACTATCAGCCGCGGCTTTTGTCGCTACTTTTGGTGGATTGCTGTTCCATTATATGGGTGTCGGTGCTATTGAAGTCGATGAAGAAGATATAGAACATGAAAAAGAAGCAGATAAACAAGCAAGGAAACGTTTAGGATTGCCTATTTTTGGCCGAAAAAATACGCCTAATTCGTCGCAAACGGAGGCTCATCATGAATAA
- the fdhE gene encoding formate dehydrogenase accessory protein FdhE, whose protein sequence is MSIKIISQEQLEQQNISSVIRQIPLLFYPSTKTLYIHRAARLKTLAENNPLSDYLLFCAKIAEQQAKLINQQNTIEAPNLLNNDLAPLSLENLPLNDIWQDYLSELLNSFSDTSEQIDAVIQRLKQNNPEQLQEKAISLLQGKFDLVEGNESIFIWSALSVYYSQLANQIKGKAVAENTDQSWLCPVCNSLPVASVIQLGGNNGLRYLHCSLCESEWYVPRIKCTSCDNIQDIQYFSLDNEMAAIKTECCDACHSYLKILDQDKDPHIEVIADDVASLILDIKTEEEGFAKSGINPFVFAQK, encoded by the coding sequence ATGAGTATAAAAATCATTTCGCAAGAACAACTCGAACAACAAAATATAAGCTCAGTAATTAGGCAGATCCCATTGCTATTTTATCCATCAACGAAAACACTTTATATTCACCGCGCGGCACGTTTAAAAACTTTAGCCGAAAATAACCCATTAAGCGATTATTTACTATTTTGTGCAAAAATAGCAGAGCAACAAGCCAAATTAATTAACCAACAAAACACTATTGAAGCACCAAATTTACTCAATAATGACTTAGCGCCATTAAGTTTAGAGAATTTACCATTAAATGATATTTGGCAAGATTATTTATCTGAACTATTAAATTCTTTTTCCGATACCAGCGAACAAATCGATGCCGTAATTCAACGATTAAAACAAAATAATCCTGAACAACTTCAAGAAAAAGCAATTAGTTTACTACAAGGTAAATTTGATCTAGTCGAAGGCAACGAATCTATATTTATTTGGTCTGCATTATCGGTTTATTACAGTCAACTGGCTAATCAAATTAAAGGAAAAGCAGTCGCTGAAAATACTGATCAAAGTTGGCTATGCCCTGTTTGTAATAGCCTACCGGTTGCTAGTGTGATTCAACTTGGCGGTAATAATGGTTTAAGATACCTTCATTGTAGTTTGTGTGAAAGCGAATGGTATGTACCACGGATAAAATGTACTAGTTGCGATAATATTCAAGATATCCAATATTTCTCATTAGATAACGAAATGGCAGCAATAAAAACTGAATGTTGTGATGCCTGTCATAGCTATCTGAAAATTTTAGATCAAGATAAAGATCCTCACATAGAAGTTATTGCCGATGATGTAGCATCATTAATCTTAGATATAAAAACAGAAGAAGAAGGATTCGCAAAAAGTGGGATAAACCCATTTGTTTTTGCACAAAAATAA
- the fdnG gene encoding formate dehydrogenase-N subunit alpha: protein MLFNRRQFFKICAGGMAGTTVATLGLAPSIALAQTRQYKLLKSKETRNNCTYCSVGCGMLLYSRGDGAKNAESSIFHIEGDPDHPVSRGSLCPKGAGVLDYIKSEQRVKYPEYRAPGSDKWQRISWDEAIDRIARLMKADRDKNFQEKNAQGTTVNRWTTTGWLVTSAASNETGWLAFKVARSLGMLSLETQARVCHGPSVSSLAATFGRGAMTNNWNDIKNANVVIVMGGNAAEAHPVGFKWAIEAKITNGAELIAIDPRFHRTASVADHYVPIRAGSDIAFLLGIINYLISHNEVNFEYLVTHSNASLIVRDDFNFDTNSGLFSGYDAANRQYDQTSWAYQKDEKGYALRDKTLSHPRCVWNLLKQHVSRYTPEVVNQITGSPIDGFLHVCRSLASTKTNDRAATFLYALGWTQHTYGSQIIRTAAMIQLILGNIGVMGGGINALRGHSNIQGLTDVGLLSNRLPAYLDLPKESQTSLEQYLTEKTPKPLGPNEVNFWGNYPKFFVSFMKAMYGENATQDNNWGFDWLPKWDKTYDVLRFSKMMRDGQANGFICQGFNPLAALPDKNSIRDGLSKLKFLVSIDPMPTETAEFWKNHGESNDVDPSKIQTEVFRLPANCFAEENGTIVNSSRLLQWHWAAARPPYESLYDPEIIARIYLRIKELYEEEGGAYHEPINNLSWDYLDPEGPSAEELAKECNGRALTNLTDDNGNIILKKGQLLSGFSQLKADGSTSSGIWIFCGSWTEQGNLMARRDPSDPSGKGIHAGWAWAWPMNRRVLYNRASADENGKPWDPNRVLIKWNGTNWDGNDIADFTGTLSPSSGAGAFIMNNDGLGGLFCLNRLVDGPFPEHYEPFETPISNNPMHPKQVNNPVARAFKEDLARLGKADEFPYVGTTYSITEHFHFWTQHARLASITQPEQFIELSENLANKKGIKLGDTVKVTSYRGYIKAKAVVTKRLPTLTVDGKEIETIGIPIVWGFTGQTKKGFLVNELTPHLGDANSQTPEYKSFLVNIEKVTTAA, encoded by the coding sequence ATGCTATTTAACCGTAGACAGTTCTTTAAGATCTGTGCTGGTGGCATGGCAGGAACCACAGTAGCTACGCTGGGTCTTGCCCCGAGCATAGCTCTTGCACAAACTCGCCAATATAAATTATTAAAATCAAAAGAGACGCGAAACAATTGTACTTACTGCTCCGTTGGATGTGGAATGCTCCTCTATAGCCGAGGAGATGGAGCAAAAAATGCCGAATCATCTATTTTTCATATCGAAGGTGACCCTGACCATCCTGTTAGCCGTGGCTCTCTTTGTCCGAAAGGAGCTGGAGTACTTGATTATATTAAAAGCGAACAACGGGTTAAATATCCTGAATATCGTGCTCCTGGTTCTGATAAATGGCAACGGATTAGTTGGGATGAAGCAATTGATCGCATTGCACGACTCATGAAAGCTGACCGAGATAAAAACTTTCAAGAAAAAAATGCACAAGGTACGACAGTTAATCGCTGGACAACAACCGGCTGGTTGGTTACCTCAGCAGCAAGTAATGAAACTGGTTGGTTAGCGTTTAAAGTTGCTCGTTCATTAGGAATGTTAAGCCTCGAAACCCAAGCTAGGGTTTGTCATGGTCCTTCTGTTTCTAGCTTAGCTGCGACATTCGGTCGAGGCGCGATGACCAATAATTGGAATGATATCAAAAATGCTAATGTTGTTATCGTTATGGGGGGTAATGCAGCGGAAGCCCACCCTGTTGGATTTAAATGGGCTATTGAAGCTAAAATTACTAACGGTGCGGAACTGATTGCAATTGATCCACGTTTTCATCGAACTGCCTCCGTCGCCGATCATTATGTACCAATTCGTGCTGGTTCTGACATTGCTTTTTTACTTGGCATTATTAACTACCTTATCTCACATAACGAAGTAAACTTTGAATATCTAGTTACCCACTCTAATGCCAGTTTAATTGTCCGTGATGATTTTAACTTCGATACAAATAGTGGTTTATTTAGTGGTTATGATGCCGCTAACCGCCAATACGATCAAACCAGCTGGGCATATCAAAAAGATGAAAAGGGTTATGCATTAAGAGATAAAACACTAAGTCATCCACGTTGTGTATGGAATTTATTAAAACAACACGTTAGTCGTTATACACCAGAAGTGGTGAATCAAATAACCGGTAGTCCAATAGACGGTTTTTTACATGTTTGTCGATCTCTTGCTAGTACCAAAACCAACGATCGTGCAGCAACTTTCTTATATGCTTTAGGTTGGACTCAACATACTTATGGTTCGCAAATTATTCGTACCGCGGCAATGATACAATTGATTCTTGGTAATATTGGTGTCATGGGTGGCGGTATAAATGCGCTTCGCGGTCACTCCAATATTCAAGGATTAACAGATGTTGGTTTACTGTCTAATCGTTTGCCTGCTTATCTTGACTTACCAAAAGAATCGCAAACTTCACTTGAGCAATATCTAACAGAAAAAACCCCTAAACCACTCGGTCCAAATGAGGTCAATTTTTGGGGTAATTACCCGAAATTCTTTGTTAGCTTTATGAAAGCGATGTACGGCGAGAATGCCACTCAAGATAACAATTGGGGATTTGATTGGTTACCAAAATGGGATAAAACCTATGATGTTTTAAGATTCAGCAAAATGATGCGTGATGGTCAAGCTAATGGTTTTATTTGCCAAGGTTTCAACCCATTAGCAGCACTGCCTGATAAAAACAGTATTCGTGATGGACTATCTAAGCTTAAATTTTTAGTTAGCATTGATCCAATGCCAACCGAAACAGCTGAGTTTTGGAAAAATCATGGCGAATCAAATGATGTTGATCCAAGCAAAATTCAAACAGAGGTATTTAGGCTTCCTGCAAACTGCTTTGCTGAAGAAAACGGAACAATTGTTAACTCATCACGTTTATTACAATGGCACTGGGCAGCAGCAAGACCACCTTACGAATCACTTTATGATCCAGAGATTATTGCCCGCATTTACTTAAGAATTAAAGAGCTTTATGAAGAAGAAGGTGGTGCTTATCACGAACCAATTAACAATTTAAGCTGGGATTATCTAGATCCAGAAGGTCCATCGGCTGAAGAACTAGCTAAAGAGTGTAATGGTCGAGCATTAACTAACTTAACTGATGATAATGGCAATATTATTTTGAAGAAAGGCCAACTATTAAGTGGTTTTTCACAATTAAAAGCTGACGGCTCCACCTCATCAGGGATCTGGATATTCTGTGGTTCTTGGACTGAACAAGGTAACCTAATGGCACGCCGAGATCCTAGTGATCCATCCGGTAAAGGTATCCATGCGGGCTGGGCATGGGCATGGCCAATGAATCGACGAGTGCTGTATAACCGCGCCTCTGCCGACGAAAATGGTAAACCATGGGATCCAAATCGAGTATTAATCAAGTGGAACGGTACAAATTGGGATGGTAATGATATCGCTGACTTTACAGGTACATTATCACCAAGCTCTGGTGCTGGTGCATTTATCATGAATAATGATGGTTTAGGTGGATTATTCTGCTTAAATCGTTTGGTTGATGGCCCATTCCCTGAACATTATGAGCCATTTGAAACACCAATTTCCAATAATCCAATGCATCCTAAACAGGTGAATAATCCTGTTGCTAGAGCATTTAAAGAAGATCTTGCACGTTTGGGTAAAGCAGACGAGTTTCCTTATGTCGGCACAACTTATAGTATCACTGAACATTTCCATTTCTGGACTCAACATGCAAGACTAGCATCAATAACACAACCAGAACAATTTATTGAATTAAGTGAAAATCTTGCCAATAAGAAAGGCATAAAATTAGGCGATACGGTAAAAGTTACCTCTTATCGAGGTTATATCAAAGCGAAAGCAGTTGTGACAAAACGTTTACCAACTTTGACTGTTGATGGTAAAGAGATCGAAACCATAGGAATTCCAATTGTATGGGGATTCACTGGGCAAACGAAAAAAGGCTTTTTGGTTAATGAATTAACACCTCATTTAGGTGATGCTAATTCACAAACACCAGAATATAAATCTTTTTTAGTTAATATCGAAAAAGTTACTACAGCGGCATAA
- a CDS encoding formate dehydrogenase subunit gamma: protein MNKKGMILRTPLIVRFCHWCMVCLFILTALSGLSLFFPSIKLFGLFLGTPQLVRALHPIIGCVVFVLLMFMFIKLAHHNIPNKNDLLWIKNFKHVIMGKEEGIPIGKYNVGQKFLFWCIMSLIFVLFVTGLIMWRRYVSDYFPIQIVRIAIFLHSFAAICLILLAIGHAYMALWVKGSIKGMITGYVSRAWALKNHSSWYEEEMKKVYQQELNAESETKVEQSSQTEQKPAL from the coding sequence ATGAATAAAAAAGGAATGATATTAAGAACACCACTTATTGTACGTTTCTGTCATTGGTGTATGGTCTGTTTGTTTATTCTAACGGCACTATCTGGTTTGTCCCTGTTTTTTCCATCCATTAAGCTATTTGGATTATTTCTTGGTACACCACAACTAGTTAGAGCGTTGCATCCAATCATTGGTTGTGTCGTATTCGTTTTATTAATGTTTATGTTTATAAAACTCGCACATCATAATATTCCAAATAAAAATGATCTGTTATGGATTAAAAACTTTAAACACGTCATTATGGGTAAAGAAGAAGGTATTCCGATCGGTAAATATAATGTTGGTCAGAAATTTCTATTCTGGTGCATTATGAGTCTGATCTTTGTATTATTTGTCACAGGCTTAATTATGTGGCGTCGCTACGTTTCCGATTACTTCCCAATTCAAATAGTCCGTATTGCCATATTTTTACATTCTTTTGCAGCTATATGTCTTATTTTATTAGCCATTGGCCATGCTTATATGGCACTTTGGGTAAAAGGTTCAATAAAAGGTATGATAACTGGCTATGTTTCTCGAGCTTGGGCGCTTAAAAATCATTCATCATGGTACGAAGAAGAAATGAAAAAAGTTTATCAGCAAGAACTTAATGCCGAAAGTGAAACTAAGGTTGAACAATCATCGCAAACTGAGCAAAAACCTGCTTTATAA
- a CDS encoding ABC transporter substrate-binding protein, with the protein MKRYLLLIVMLVITSFSCLADTIKNVAITAIVEHPSLDQIRDGVKDELIASGFKLNENLQVQYRSAQGSSATAAQIARQFVAAKPDVIVAIATPSAQATVAATKQIPVVFAGITDPIAAKLIKNWEPTHNNVTGVSDYQEIGPQIEFMKKIVPNVKAVGYIYSPSEINSTVVLKNLQQQLSQQNISLIAVPAQRTADISTAANTLKGKVDLIYTTTDNNVVSAYESLVKFANENKIPLLASFPDAIERGAVAAYGMSYYDVGRQSGKLVVRVLNGEAPGNITPEIGQALRLVVNIDAAKKQGIDLSADVIESAYKVIGQK; encoded by the coding sequence ATGAAACGTTATTTATTATTGATAGTGATGTTAGTAATTACATCATTTTCCTGTTTAGCTGATACCATAAAAAATGTTGCGATAACAGCAATTGTTGAACATCCTTCATTAGATCAAATCCGTGATGGGGTAAAAGACGAGTTAATCGCAAGTGGTTTTAAATTGAATGAAAACTTACAGGTACAATATCGAAGTGCCCAAGGTAGTAGTGCTACAGCCGCACAAATTGCACGCCAATTTGTCGCAGCTAAACCTGATGTTATCGTCGCTATAGCGACACCAAGTGCCCAAGCAACGGTTGCCGCGACCAAACAAATCCCAGTCGTCTTTGCTGGAATTACCGATCCAATTGCAGCTAAATTAATCAAAAACTGGGAACCAACACATAACAATGTTACAGGCGTTTCAGATTATCAAGAAATAGGCCCTCAAATTGAGTTTATGAAGAAAATTGTACCTAATGTAAAAGCTGTAGGTTATATTTATAGTCCTAGTGAAATTAACTCAACTGTAGTGCTAAAAAACCTACAACAGCAACTTAGCCAACAAAATATATCATTAATAGCGGTACCGGCTCAACGTACCGCAGATATCTCAACTGCGGCCAATACACTTAAAGGAAAAGTTGATCTTATTTATACGACAACAGATAACAATGTTGTTTCGGCTTATGAATCACTAGTTAAATTTGCCAACGAAAATAAAATACCTCTGTTAGCATCATTCCCCGATGCAATTGAACGTGGTGCAGTTGCCGCTTATGGTATGAGTTATTACGATGTTGGCCGCCAATCAGGCAAACTTGTGGTAAGAGTTTTAAATGGTGAAGCACCAGGAAATATTACGCCAGAAATAGGTCAAGCATTACGTTTGGTGGTCAATATTGATGCCGCTAAGAAGCAAGGCATTGATTTATCAGCAGATGTTATCGAATCAGCCTATAAAGTTATCGGTCAAAAATAA
- a CDS encoding ABC transporter permease → MSFEFLLGSIGIGLIYALVSLGVFISFRLLDFPDLTADASFPLGGAVCGLCMYVGIDPWIATFLGMFAGCIAGAMTGLLYVKLNILQLLSSIIVMIGLYSINLRILGIGPYIMDETPRMAGSPNLSLLDAKTIFSPFMAEDYSNQYLVQPMIILAFVIVFWLLLNLFLNTQVGLALRATGTNQRMAKSQGIPTGAITILGMAISNGLIALGGSLFVQTQGGADITIGVGTIVIGLASIIIGESIFPTKRIWAVMIAVIFGAILYRLFIAFALSNEFLQEIGVGTEDLNLITAILVVLALVLPKQLKKYSKKRGK, encoded by the coding sequence ATGTCATTTGAATTTTTATTAGGCTCAATTGGAATAGGACTTATTTACGCATTAGTTAGTTTGGGTGTGTTTATCTCATTTAGATTACTTGATTTCCCCGATCTAACTGCTGATGCTAGTTTTCCACTTGGTGGTGCAGTATGTGGATTATGCATGTACGTTGGTATTGATCCATGGATAGCAACATTTTTAGGTATGTTTGCTGGTTGTATTGCAGGTGCAATGACTGGACTACTCTATGTTAAACTTAATATATTGCAATTACTATCCAGTATTATTGTAATGATAGGTCTATATTCTATTAACTTAAGAATTTTAGGGATAGGCCCATATATTATGGACGAAACCCCAAGAATGGCAGGATCGCCTAATTTATCATTGCTAGATGCAAAAACTATTTTTTCACCATTTATGGCTGAAGATTACAGCAATCAATATCTAGTACAACCTATGATAATTTTAGCGTTTGTTATAGTTTTTTGGCTGCTACTTAATCTATTTCTAAATACTCAAGTTGGATTAGCACTAAGAGCAACCGGTACTAATCAACGAATGGCAAAATCTCAAGGCATTCCAACTGGTGCGATCACTATTTTAGGGATGGCAATATCAAACGGATTAATCGCTCTAGGTGGTTCATTATTCGTGCAAACACAAGGTGGTGCCGATATCACTATTGGAGTTGGTACCATTGTTATCGGTCTTGCTTCAATTATTATTGGTGAAAGTATATTCCCAACAAAACGCATCTGGGCAGTTATGATTGCAGTTATTTTTGGCGCAATCTTATATCGGTTATTTATCGCTTTCGCACTCAGTAATGAATTCTTACAAGAAATTGGTGTAGGTACTGAAGACCTAAATCTTATT